From the Solanum pennellii chromosome 4, SPENNV200 genome, one window contains:
- the LOC107017979 gene encoding UBP1-associated protein 2B-like — protein sequence MAANNEVKKRKLGKKAADSIATPSKINKNQQPKTPKSDFSNPPNSNSGSDADSLPLKIQKLLEPYSKDQLVTLAVDTAAVLPAFYRLIQSHADKDISHRKIFVYGLPRDTTRPVLLAVFEPYGEIEECNVVMDHATGNAKGYAFVLFKTRKSAAKALKEPQKMINNRLASCKLASMKETAVSGTNEIGNRKIYVSNVPKKVNSEKLRSFFAKFGEIEAGPMGFDPSTGKSKGYALFLYKTVEAAKKCLEKPSKIFEGRQLHCKKAAEGKIGGGAASITTEAVQQPLLAMPPGQGVYAPVAAGHSMGMLGQNTDVPMMNPFYGGALANPYGAYGNPFAGVGGFGQQMGGGMGMAAGYGGVLDSVGGGVSGLGAYGGAGSSTGGSTGVLGAYGGVVSSTGGSTGGLGAYGGVGSCTGGSTGGLGPYGGVGGSTGGSTGGVAPGLLQLYQNNQAGQPSSAKYPGSSGYPPHFR from the exons ATGGCTGCTAACAATGAGGTGAAAAAGCGAAAGCTTGGCAAGAAGGCAGCAGATTCCATTGCTACGCCCtctaaaatcaacaaaaatcagcAGCCAAAAACACCCAAATCAGATTTTTCTAACCCACCCAATTCCAATTCCGGTTCCGACGCCGACTCGTTACCGCTGAAAATCCAGAAGCTTCTCGAACCTTACTCAAAGGATCAACTGGTTACCCTAGCTGTGGATACCGCAGCTGTTCTCCCTGCTTTTTACAGGCTTATCCAGTCACATGCTGATAAAGACATCAGCCACAGGAAAATCTTCGTTTATGGGTTGCCGCGTGATACCACGCGCCCGGTGCTGCTGGCCGTCTTTGAACCGTACGGGGAGATTGAGGAATGCAACGTTGTGATGGATCATGCTACTGGAAATGCTAAAGGGTATGCTTTTGTTCTGTTCAAGACTAGGAAATCAGCTGCAAAAGCGCTGAAAGAGCCTCAGAAGATGATCAACAATCGTTTAGCTTCGTGTAAGTTGGCTTCAATGAAAGAGACTGCGGTTTCTGGGACTAATGAAATCGGTAACCGGAAGATATATGTGAGTAACGTGCCAAAGAAAGTTAATTCGGAGAAATTGAGGAGCTTTTTTGCTAAGTTTGGGGAAATTGAAGCTGGACCAATGGGATTTGATCCATCAACTGGGAAATCAAAAGGGTATGCTTTGTTTCTGTACAAAACTGTGGAGGCGGCGAAGAAATGTCTGGAAAAACCCTCGAAGATTTTTGAGGGGAGGCAATTGCATTGTAAGAAGGCGGCTGAGGGGAAAATTGGTGGTGGAGCGGCTAGTATCACCACGGAGGCTGTACAACAGCCGCTGCTTGCAATGCCACCAGGGCAAGGTGTGTATGCTCCAGTTGCTGCTGGTCACAGTATGGGGATGTTGGGTCAGAACACGGATGTGCCAATGATGAATCCGTTTTATGGTGGAGCACTTGCTAATCCTTATGGAGCATATGGGAATCCATTTGCAGGAGTTGGTGGTTTCGGCCAGCAAATGGGTGGTGGAATGGGGATGGCAGCAGGATATGGTGGGGTGTTAGATAGTGTAGGAGGGGGTGTTTCAGGTTTAGGGGCATATGGTGGTGCTGGTAGCAGCACAGGTGGTTCTACTGGGGTGTTAGGGGCATATGGCGGTGTTGTTAGCAGCACAGGTGGTTCCACTGGGGGTCTAGGGGCATATGGTGGTGTTGGTAGCTGCACAGGTGGTTCTACTGGGGGTTTAGGGCCATATGGTGGTGTTGGTGGCAGCACAGGTGGTTCTACTGGGGGAGTGGCTCCCGGCTTATTGCAGCTCTACCAAAACAACCAGGCTGGCCAACCTTCGTCTGCAAAGTATCCGGGAAGCAGTGGCTACCCGCCGCACTTCAG ATGA
- the LOC107016067 gene encoding uncharacterized protein LOC107016067: protein MSKEIEMGVDHTEPEPEPEESSPLIPPTVITVPNINDDDDIIDLEAGPDEHIQCRICLESDGRDFIAPCKCKGTSKYVHRECLDQWRAVKEGFAFAHCTTCKAPYHLRVHVNDDRKWRTLKFRFFVTRDILSIFLAVQLVIASLGYLVYIIDTYKKSWLRLIWGFDSELSFYYICGALLFFALLGLSGCFITCFDRRVRNDLAQPCREVCFCCCHPGVCADGHLTGALCIWTDCSTCFEGCASMAGECGSCIGGAGEAGLPFLFIVALVVIGLFTIIGIFYSILVITMVGQRIWQRHYHILAKRMLTKEYVVQDVDGEDTGNDWSPPPLPQEHVQQLKTLGLL, encoded by the exons AtgtcaaaagaaattgaaatgggtGTTGATCACACCGAACCCGAACCCGAACCCGAAGAATCTTCTCCTCTGATCCCTCCTACTGTAATTACTGTACctaatattaatgatgatgatgatattatagACCTTGAAGCAGGTCCTGATGAACATATTCAATGCCGTATTTGCCTCGAATCTGAcg GTAGGGACTTTATAGCACCTTGCAAGTGCAAGGGAACATCAAAGTATGTCCATCGTGAGTGCCTTGATCAATGGCGTGCTGTCAAG GAAGGATTTGCCTTTGCCCATTGCACTACTTGCAAAGCTCCCTATCACCTGAGAGTTCACGTTAATGATGATAGAAAATGGCGGACTTTGAAGTTCCGATTTTTCGTAACCAGAGACATTTTATCCATTTTTCTTGCGGTCCAACTT GTTATAGCTTCATTGGGAtacttagtttacatcattgaTACATACAAGAAATCCTGGCTTCGTTTGATTTGGGGATTCGATAGTGAACTAAGCTTCTACTACATATGCG GGGCCCTGTTGTTTTTCGCTTTGTTGGGCCTATCTGGCTGCTTTATAACTTGTTTCGACCGAAGAGTGCGCAATGATTTGGCTCAGCCCTGCCGCGAAGTTTGCTTTTGCTGCTGTCATCCCGG AGTCTGTGCCGATGGTCATTTGACTGGTGCACTCTGTATATGGACTGATTGTAGCACATGTTTTGAAGGTTGTGCTAGTATGGCTGGTGAATGTGGAAGTTGCATAGGAGGTGCCGGTGAAGCTGGGCTgccatttttatttatagtggCTTTAGTCGTGATTGGACTGTTTACAATCATTGGCATATTTTACAGTATTTTGGTTATTACGATGGTCGGACAGAGAATCTGGCAGCGCCACTACCACATACTTGCAAAAAGAATGCTCACCAAG GAATACGTCGTGCAGGATGTTGATGGTGAGGATACTGGAAATGATTGGTCTCCTCCACCTCTCCCACAAGAGCATGTTCAACAACTGAAAACACTAGGACTTCTGTGA
- the LOC107018079 gene encoding pumilio homolog 1-like has translation MITDGYAKMMSEIGMRSMLGGSNDFSEELGMLLSERRRKQLQLQQQEVSDRERELSIYRSGSAPPTVEGSLNAFSGLMIGSGGGGGDNVYDFGGLSEEELRSDPAYISYYYSNVNLNPRLPPPLLSKEDWRYAQRLQGSGGGGNVGSGGNSPVLGGIGDRRKGNRGEADKGKDVESLFSMPMGFGAINEENGREARKEWGGDGLIGLPGLGLGSRQMSITEMIQDHMSQTTSRHPSRPASRAYDDIVDPSESQFAHLHQNLASLDALHSREKVQGMSLHNVSSSGSQSYGSAMGTSLSRSTIPEPQLVARDPSPRIPSAGGGRIASLEDVSSHMGEHADLAAALSGMSLSGNNMGDEGKHQKYQIHNEMDDHQNLFRLQNGQNPMKQHPYAKKSESVQFHKSAGSSAAYMIGHSMPTLNNGESSPSQYPTIDSPNSTFSPYALGGYGMNPPSPSMFENQLGAGNLPSVLGNIASPVGACGIDARVPGGGLNLGPNLMAAAAELQNLNRLGNQTLGGSLPMSQMDPLYLQYLRSPEYLAAQLAALNDPTVNRESLGTSYMELIELQKAYLETLVASQKSQYGIPYLGKSGGLNHGYYGNPALGLNMSYPGSPLAGAGLPNSPFGPGSPVRYGERNMRFHSGMRNLAGGVMGAWHSEAVSNMGETFASSLLDEFKSNKSKCFELSEIEGHVVQFSADQYGSRFIQQKLETATTEEKNMVFQEIMPQALSLMTDVFGNYVIQKFFEHGSSPQIRELADQLNGHVLTLSLQMYGCRVIQKAIEMVDLDQQTKMVAELDGQVMRCVRDQNGNHVIQKCIECIPQDAIQFIVSTFYDQVVTLSTHPYGCRVIQRVLEHCHNPETQNIVMNEILQNVCMLAQDQYGNYVVQHVLEHGKPEERTSIITKLTGQIVQMSQQKFASNVVEKCLSFGTPEERQTLVNEMIGTTDENEPLQAMMKDQFANYVVQKVLETCDDQQLELILNRIKVHLNALKKYTYGKHIVARVEKLVAAGERRISFLASYSAAA, from the exons ATGATTACTGATGGTTATGCGAAGATGATGTCGGAAATTGGAATGCGATCAATGCTAGGAGGAAGCAATGATTTTAGCGAAGAGTTAGGGATGTTGCTTAGTGAACGAAGGAGGAAGCAGCTGCAGCTGCAGCAACAGGAGGTGAGTGATCGAGAGAGAGAGCTCAGTATTTACCGTAGTGGTTCAGCTCCACCGACTGTTGAGGGATCGTTGAACGCTTTCAGTGGCTTGATGATAGGCAGTGGCGGTGGTGGTGGTGACAATGTTTATGATTTCGGCGGACTTTCAGAAGAGGAGTTAAGGTCTGATCCAGCGTACATTTCGTATTACTACTCGAATGTGAATCTGAACCCAAGGCTTCCGCCACCTCTTTTGTCTAAAGAAGACTGGCGGTACGCCCAGCGTCTGCAGGGTAGCGGTGGAGGCGGTAATGTTGGTAGTGGTGGTAATTCACCAGTATTAGGGGGGATTGGTGATAGAAGGAAAGGAAATCGTGGTGAGGCCGACAAGGGAAAGGATGTTGAATCGCTTTTTTCAATGCCGATGGGATTTGGTGCtataaatgaagaaaatggACGTGAGGCGCGGAAGGAGTGGGGTGGTGATGGTCTCATTGGATTGCCTGGATTAGGTTTAGGAAGCCGGCAGATGAGCATTACTGAGATGATTCAG GACCATATGAGCCAAACAACGTCGAGGCATCCATCACGTCCTGCTTCCCGTGCATATGATGATATTGTTGATCCTTCTGAGTCCCAATTCGCTCATCTCCATCAAAATCTGGCATCTTTGGATGCATTACATTCCAGGGAAAAAGTTCAAGGCATGTCCCTCCATAATGTCAGCTCATCAGGATCTCAGTCTTATGGTTCGGCCATGGGTACATCACTGTCACGAAGTACCATCCCTGAGCCTCAGCTTGTGGCTAGAGATCCTAGCCCTCGTATTCCGTCTGCTGGAGGAGGGAGGATAGCATCACTAGAGGATGTTTCATCTCACATGGGTGAGCATGCTGATTTGGCTGCTGCATTGTCTGGCATGAGTCTATCAGGGAACAATATGGGAGATGAAGGGAAACATCAAAAgtatcaaattcataatgagATGGACGATCATCAGAACCTCTTCCGATTGCAGAATGGTCAGAATCCTATGAAGCAACATCCATATGCAAAAAAGTCTGAATCTGTTCAGTTTCACAAGTCTGCGGGTTCCTCTGCTGCATACATGATTGGGCACTCTATGCCAACTCTCAACAATGGAGAGAGTTCTCCATCTCAATATCCAACTATCGATAGTCCTAATTCTACATTTTCTCCTTATGCTTTAGGAGGTTATGGTATGAACCCTCCATCACCATCCATGTTTGAAAACCAGCTTGGAGCTGGTAATTTGCCTTCCGTACTGGGAAACATAGCTTCTCCGGTGGGTGCATGTGGAATTGATGCTCGTGTACCAGGAGGCGGATTAAATTTGGGTCCTAATTTAATGGCTGCAGCAGCTGAACTGCAGAACCTTAATAGACTTGGTAATCAGACCTTGGGGGGCTCTCTTCCAATGTCTCAGATGGATCCATTGTACTTACAATACTTGAGGTCACCTGAGTATCTTGCTGCTCAGCTAGCAGCTCTCAATGACCCAACAGTGAATAGGGAATCTTTAGGGACTTCATACATGGAGTTGATTGAGCTTCAGAAAGCTTATCTGGAGACGTTGGTTGCATCTCAAAAATCACAATATGGTATTCCGTATCTTGGCAAATCCGGTGGCTTAAATCATGGTTACTATGGAAACCCAGCACTTGGCCTTAATATGTCATATCCTGGAAGCCCTTTGGCAGGTGCAGGTCTTCCAAATTCCCCATTTGGACCTGGTAGTCCTGTAAGATATGGGGAAAGGAACATGCGTTTTCATTCAGGGATGAGAAACTTAGCTGGTGGTGTCATGGGAGCTTGGCATTCCGAGGCTGTTTCTAACATGGGTGAAACCTTTGCTTCCTCGTTACTAGACGAGTTTAAGAGCAATAAGAGTAAGTGTTTTGAGCTATCAGAGATTGAAGGCCATGTTGTCCAGTTCAG TGCGGATCAGTATGGCAGTCGGTTCATTCAACAAAAACTTGAGACTGCTACAACAGAAGAGAAGAACATGGTCTTCCAAGAAATTATGCCGCAAGCCCTTTCTTTGATGACTGATGTGTTTGGTAATTATGTGATCCAGAAG TTTTTCGAGCATGGAAGTTCACCTCAGATAAGAGAACTGGCTGACCAGCTCAATGGGCATGTACTCACCCTTAGCCTTCAGATGTATGGTTGCCGAGTAATCCAGAAG GCCATAGAGATGGTTGATCTGGATCAGCAGACGAAAATGGTCGCCGAGCTTGACGGTCAGGTTATGCGCTGTGTTAGAGATCAAAATGGGAATCATGTAATCCAAAAGTGCATCGAATGCATTCCACAGGATGCTATCCAGTTCATTGTTTCCACATTTTATGATCAAGTTGTGACATTGTCCACCCATCCATATGGATGTCGGGTCATACAG AGAGTCTTGGAACATTGCCATAATCCTGAAACCCAGAACATTGTGATGAATgagattttgcaaaatgtttGCATGTTGGCGCAAGATCAATATGGGAATTATGTTGTGCAG CATGTACTGGAACACGGAAAGCCTGAGGAGCGTACTTCTATAATTACTAAGCTGACGGGACAGATAGTTCAGATGAGCCAGCAGAAATTTGCATCTAATGTTGTGGAGAAGTGCTTAAGCTTTGGAACTCCCGAAGAACGTCAGACCTTGGTAAATGAGATGATTGGCACCACTGATGAAAATGAACCTCTTCAG GCAATGATGAAAGATCAGTTTGCAAACTACGTTGTTCAGAAGGTGCTTGAGACTTGTGATGACCAGCAGCTTGAACTCATTCTCAACCGAATCAAGGTTCATCTAAATGCTCTGAAGAAATATACTTACGGAAAGCATATAGTTGCCCGTGTAGAGAAACTGGTTGCTGCTGGAG AGAGGAGGATCAGCTTCCTGGCGTCATATTCTGCTGCTGCTTAG